TTTGTCCGGTGACCATGTTTACAAAATGGACTATAACTTGCTGCTTAACTACCACAAAGAAAAAGGGGCTGACGTAACCATCTCAGTTATCGAAGTACCCTGGCCCGAGGCGCCGCGTTTCGGAATAATGAATACTCTTCCCGATGGAAAGATTGACGAGTTTGTTGAAAAACCTCCGCACCCCAAGAGCAATTTGGCTTCTATGGGCGTTTATGTATTCTCCTGGGCTAAATTAAGGGATTATTTGGAAGCTGACGAGGCCGATCCCGGCTCTAGCCATGATTTCGGGAAAAACATTATTCCTGCTATGCTGGACAAGGGAGAGAAGCTGTACGCTTACCGGTTCGACGGCTACTGGAAGGACGTTGGCACAGTGGAGAGCCTTTTCGAGGCGCATATGGATCTGTTAGCGAATCGGCCGGCGTTTGACCTGCAGGAAATGGATTGGCCCATATATTCCACTTCGCCGGCCAGGCTTTCCGATCTGAGAAAGACAATCGGCCGTTACGGGCATTCTCTGATCAGTGCGGATAGTTCGGTTTTGGGGGAAGTGGAAACTTCTGTCATATTTCACGGCACTTATATCGCGACAGGCGCTCAAGTCAAGAATTCAGTTATTATGCCTGGCGCGGTTATAGGTCCCGATGCTTATATCGAAAAGGCTATGATCGGACCCGGAGCCGTTGTCCGGAACGGTTGCGTCGTATGCGGCGGCGGTGATACGCCCGTTGCTGTCGTAGGTGAAAAAGCCGTTGCTTTTCCGGCAAAAAGAAGACTGATATTTGATAAATCTAAATCTGTCTGCGTTGGCGCCTGATAAAACGCAGTGAGGTGTCATTGTAACAGACAAAACCGTTGGGAGATGGTGAAAAAATGAGGTCGGTGCTGTTCGTGGCTGCCGAAGCTCATCCCTTCATTAAAACCGGGGGTTTGGGCGATGCAGTCGGTTCGTTGCCGCAAGAATTGAAAAAGCAGGGAGTCGAAGTTCGGGTCATTCTTCCCAAGCATGATAAAATTCCTGCCCATTGGCGGGAACAGATGATACATCTTAAGACCATTTATGTACCTCTGGGTTGGCGGAACCAGTATTGCGGCATTGAAATGCTTGAGTACAACAGCGTAACGTATTATTTTATCGACAATGAATATTACTTTAAGCGATCGGGGCTTTATGACTGCTATGACGACGCGGAACGATTCGCTTATTTTTGCCGGGCAGTTCTGGAGTCATTGCCTTACCTTAATTTTGAGCCGCAGGTTTTGCACTGCCATGATTGGCATACCGCCATACTGCCGGTATTGTTGGCG
This window of the Methylomusa anaerophila genome carries:
- a CDS encoding glucose-1-phosphate adenylyltransferase — encoded protein: MYLDPNFRSFHADSIEQERVLAGLSPADRTTSPKECIAMVLAGGKGTRLAALTTLLPKPAVPFGGRHRLIDFSLSNCYNSGIDTVGVLTSNVCFELDDHICSAGGNGLQQASGAVYALAPAQCKNRRDSYKGTANAIYENIAFVEKFAPEYVVILSGDHVYKMDYNLLLNYHKEKGADVTISVIEVPWPEAPRFGIMNTLPDGKIDEFVEKPPHPKSNLASMGVYVFSWAKLRDYLEADEADPGSSHDFGKNIIPAMLDKGEKLYAYRFDGYWKDVGTVESLFEAHMDLLANRPAFDLQEMDWPIYSTSPARLSDLRKTIGRYGHSLISADSSVLGEVETSVIFHGTYIATGAQVKNSVIMPGAVIGPDAYIEKAMIGPGAVVRNGCVVCGGGDTPVAVVGEKAVAFPAKRRLIFDKSKSVCVGA